From the Bacteroidia bacterium genome, the window TTTACTTGTGGCATCAATGTTTTCAAGAGGTGCTTCTGAAAAGAAAGAAATGGTACCGGCATTGGTTGTAAAAACATTTTGTGCCTGTGCATAATGCATTCCTGCCATTAATACACAAAGAATTAATTTTTTCATTTTTATATGTTTAATTATTGGGTGCTCCCTGATTTATCCAGATTGAAATTTTTTTGATGTTGCAATCACTTAATTTATTTTGATTTTTTGGCATTGGTTCATATCCCGACTCATGATTGAGAGAACCTAAAAGTTTTCCATTATCAACATAGGTTTTTATTGCTGTATAAGTATCAATAACAACATTGCCTTGCGCCATAGATGCCGAATGACAAACCTTGCAGTTGCTGCTAATTATTGGTGCCACTGTTTGTGAGTAAGTAATGTTAAGGGTATCACAGTTGCCTGTATTCGGATATAACTCATCTTCCACATCATAGTAACAACCACTTATGCAAAATGCAATTAAAATACCCAAAATAGAAATTAAACTTTTATTCATGCTTTGTTAATTGTCGGGATAACCATCATTTACCCACTTAATAATTTGTTTTATTTTACAGTTAGGAATATATTTTGTTGAATCATCTTTGTCGGGCATGGTAAAATATCCGTCAGCATGGGTTACAGCACCAACTAACTGTCCTGTCATTGCTACTGCAGAAACATCATCATAAGTAACTAATGAAAGGTTTCCCAACGGTGCACTTCCACTATGGCAGGTCTGACAAATGGTTTGCATAATGGGTAAGATACTTCCCGAAAATGTTACATTAATACTATCGCAGCCCAGACATTCATTGTTTTTAGCACCTTGCATAATCCATTGGTAAATATCATTAATCTGTACACTACTCAATGGAGAACCCGGTGGTGGCGGCATGATATCATCGGGGTCATTTTCAATAAGCACCTTGTAAAGTTTGCTGTCTTCGGGCCGGCCGGCTTTAACATCTCCTGTCTGAATAATGTTGGCATAGGTATCTAAAA encodes:
- a CDS encoding c-type cytochrome domain-containing protein produces the protein MNKTIFFWLMLLTIAAASCKHEPQDLAIATDDSTATEDCSTDTVYFKNTIQPIITASCAYSGCHDAATAEDGVILDTYANIIQTGDVKAGRPEDSKLYKVLIENDPDDIMPPPPGSPLSSVQINDIYQWIMQGAKNNECLGCDSINVTFSGSILPIMQTICQTCHSGSAPLGNLSLVTYDDVSAVAMTGQLVGAVTHADGYFTMPDKDDSTKYIPNCKIKQIIKWVNDGYPDN